Proteins encoded together in one Vigna angularis cultivar LongXiaoDou No.4 chromosome 5, ASM1680809v1, whole genome shotgun sequence window:
- the LOC108340404 gene encoding uncharacterized protein LOC108340404 isoform X2: MDLLWNAYSNVSDDEEQPKRQRLSSSSSNLPKRHLPLLSPPLFHRTQSPIPGSYISKRQRALMGPTPVPLLDPVPVPSPVMLPAKDHQSQNLISEKLSATLSGHTSAVNAIHWSSTHAHLLASAGMDHTIFIWNVWSRNQKKACMLNFHNAAVKDVKWSPQGHFLLSCGYDCTTRLVDVEKGLETQVFREDQIVAVIKFHPDNSNIFLSGGSNGHIKLWDVRTGKVVHNYNRNLGPILDLEFTMNGKQFISSCDVSQSNISENAIIVWDVSREVPLSNQVYAEAYTCPCVRLHPFDSIFVAQSNGNYVAIFTSTPPYRLNKYKRYEGHVISGFPIKCNFSLDGKKLASGSSDGSIFLYDYQSSKVVKKIKAHDQACIDVAFHPIIPNIIASCSWDGSILVFE, from the exons atggatcTTCTGTGGAATGCTTATTCTAATGTCTCAGATGACGAAGAACAACCCAAACGGCAAAGACTATCATCCTCTTCCTCTAATCTGCCAAAACGACATCTTCCTTTGCTGTCTCCTCCTTTATTTCACCGAACGCAATCTCCCATTCCGGGAAGTTATATATCAAAACGACAACGCGCTCTGATGGGTCCCACCCCTGTCCCTCTTCTTGATCCCGTTCCTGTTCCATCTCCCGTCATGCTACCAG CAAAGGATCATCAAAGCCAAAACCTGATATCTGAAAAGCTATCTGCAACTTTATCCGGGCATACTAGTGCAGTCAATGCTATACATTGGTCATCAACTCATG CTCACCTACTTGCATCTGCTGGGATGGATCACACAATTTTCATATGGAATGTATGGAGCAGAAATCAGAAGAAAGCGTGTATGCTAAACTTCCACAATGCTGCAGTCAAAGATGTGAAATGGTCTCCGCAAGGCCACTTTCTACTTTCTTGTGGATATGATTGCACGACAAGATTGGTCGACGTTGAAAAGGGATTGGAGACTCAGGTTTTCAGAGAAGATCAAATTGTTGCAGTTATAAAGTTCCATCCAGACAATTCAAATATCTTCCTTTCTGGAGGTTCAAATGGCCATATCAAATTGTGGGATGTCAGAACGGGCAAAGTAGTTCATAATTATAATCGAAATTTAGGTCCAATTCTCGATCTTGAGTTCACAATGAATGGGAAGCAATTCATTTCTTCTTGTGATGTATCTCAAAGTAATATCAGTGAGAACGCTATTATTGTTTGGGATGTTTCAAGGGAGGTACCATTGTCTAACCAG GTTTATGCAGAAGCTTATACATGTCCTTGCGTGAGGCTGCACccatttgattcaatttttgttGCCCAGTCAAATGGAAATTATGTTGCAATCTTTACTTCCACCCCACCTTACAGGCTCAACAAATATAAGCGATATGAGGGCCATGTGATCTCTGGGTTCCCAATCAAGTGTAATTTCAGCTTGGATGGGAAAAAACTTGCTTCTGGCTCTTCAGATGGTTCTATCTTCCTTTATGATTATCAGTCATCCAAAGTTGTGAAGAAAATCAAGGCCCATGATCAAGCATGCATAGATGTTGCCTTCCACCCCATTATACCTAATATTATTGCTTCATGCTCGTGGGATGGAAGTATTTTGGTATTTGAGTAG
- the LOC108340404 gene encoding uncharacterized protein LOC108340404 isoform X1, whose amino-acid sequence MDLLWNAYSNVSDDEEQPKRQRLSSSSSNLPKRHLPLLSPPLFHRTQSPIPGSYISKRQRALMGPTPVPLLDPVPVPSPVMLPGSISVTDVHHNILSLLKSKAKDHQSQNLISEKLSATLSGHTSAVNAIHWSSTHAHLLASAGMDHTIFIWNVWSRNQKKACMLNFHNAAVKDVKWSPQGHFLLSCGYDCTTRLVDVEKGLETQVFREDQIVAVIKFHPDNSNIFLSGGSNGHIKLWDVRTGKVVHNYNRNLGPILDLEFTMNGKQFISSCDVSQSNISENAIIVWDVSREVPLSNQVYAEAYTCPCVRLHPFDSIFVAQSNGNYVAIFTSTPPYRLNKYKRYEGHVISGFPIKCNFSLDGKKLASGSSDGSIFLYDYQSSKVVKKIKAHDQACIDVAFHPIIPNIIASCSWDGSILVFE is encoded by the exons atggatcTTCTGTGGAATGCTTATTCTAATGTCTCAGATGACGAAGAACAACCCAAACGGCAAAGACTATCATCCTCTTCCTCTAATCTGCCAAAACGACATCTTCCTTTGCTGTCTCCTCCTTTATTTCACCGAACGCAATCTCCCATTCCGGGAAGTTATATATCAAAACGACAACGCGCTCTGATGGGTCCCACCCCTGTCCCTCTTCTTGATCCCGTTCCTGTTCCATCTCCCGTCATGCTACCAG GTAGTATCTCAGTTACTGATGTACACCATAATATTTTGTCATTGTTGAAAAGTAAAGCAAAGGATCATCAAAGCCAAAACCTGATATCTGAAAAGCTATCTGCAACTTTATCCGGGCATACTAGTGCAGTCAATGCTATACATTGGTCATCAACTCATG CTCACCTACTTGCATCTGCTGGGATGGATCACACAATTTTCATATGGAATGTATGGAGCAGAAATCAGAAGAAAGCGTGTATGCTAAACTTCCACAATGCTGCAGTCAAAGATGTGAAATGGTCTCCGCAAGGCCACTTTCTACTTTCTTGTGGATATGATTGCACGACAAGATTGGTCGACGTTGAAAAGGGATTGGAGACTCAGGTTTTCAGAGAAGATCAAATTGTTGCAGTTATAAAGTTCCATCCAGACAATTCAAATATCTTCCTTTCTGGAGGTTCAAATGGCCATATCAAATTGTGGGATGTCAGAACGGGCAAAGTAGTTCATAATTATAATCGAAATTTAGGTCCAATTCTCGATCTTGAGTTCACAATGAATGGGAAGCAATTCATTTCTTCTTGTGATGTATCTCAAAGTAATATCAGTGAGAACGCTATTATTGTTTGGGATGTTTCAAGGGAGGTACCATTGTCTAACCAG GTTTATGCAGAAGCTTATACATGTCCTTGCGTGAGGCTGCACccatttgattcaatttttgttGCCCAGTCAAATGGAAATTATGTTGCAATCTTTACTTCCACCCCACCTTACAGGCTCAACAAATATAAGCGATATGAGGGCCATGTGATCTCTGGGTTCCCAATCAAGTGTAATTTCAGCTTGGATGGGAAAAAACTTGCTTCTGGCTCTTCAGATGGTTCTATCTTCCTTTATGATTATCAGTCATCCAAAGTTGTGAAGAAAATCAAGGCCCATGATCAAGCATGCATAGATGTTGCCTTCCACCCCATTATACCTAATATTATTGCTTCATGCTCGTGGGATGGAAGTATTTTGGTATTTGAGTAG